From a region of the Streptomyces caniferus genome:
- a CDS encoding integral membrane regulator, with protein sequence MSDPTRTSQSTRHATDPAGAAARTPAAAVAPMSRHPLAAAFRLLITAAALTGLVLAATGTTGPAQLLTRFTVQANIAAALVFACSAHRAWTGHHPVSPRIAGALVPFLSLPALLHYVLPAADSTAFTLPTTASGAAQAVSHQLLYTLMPLAALADWLLLTTPRGFRLSYAWQWPAYPLLYLAFALAFPAATGAPSPTVTTALTLALALCALPLITIGTDQVRPAPRLHNNRISPTGIGPLK encoded by the coding sequence ATGTCCGATCCCACCCGGACCTCGCAGTCCACGCGCCACGCCACCGATCCGGCCGGCGCCGCCGCCCGCACCCCGGCAGCAGCCGTCGCCCCCATGAGCCGACACCCTCTGGCCGCCGCCTTCCGCCTCCTCATCACCGCCGCCGCGCTGACCGGACTGGTCCTGGCGGCCACCGGCACCACGGGCCCGGCCCAGCTCCTCACCCGCTTCACCGTGCAGGCCAATATCGCCGCGGCACTGGTCTTCGCCTGCTCCGCGCACCGCGCCTGGACCGGCCACCACCCCGTGAGCCCCCGCATCGCCGGCGCGCTCGTCCCCTTCCTCTCCCTCCCCGCCCTCCTCCACTACGTCCTCCCGGCGGCCGACTCCACCGCCTTCACACTGCCGACCACCGCCTCCGGTGCCGCCCAAGCCGTCTCCCACCAGCTCCTCTACACACTCATGCCGCTCGCCGCCCTCGCCGACTGGCTGCTGCTGACCACCCCACGCGGCTTCCGCCTGTCCTACGCCTGGCAGTGGCCGGCCTACCCCCTGCTCTACCTCGCCTTCGCTCTCGCTTTCCCCGCCGCCACCGGCGCCCCCTCCCCCACCGTCACCACCGCACTCACCCTCGCCCTGGCCCTCTGCGCCCTCCCCTTGATCACCATCGGGACCGACCAGGTCAGGCCCGCTCCCCGGCTCCACAACAACCGGATTTCACCTACGGGGATCGGTCCGCTAAAGTAG